A DNA window from Thermoanaerobaculales bacterium contains the following coding sequences:
- the ftsA gene encoding cell division protein FtsA, with product MSEARPPVGIDVGSSTVSVVVATPDDGKLVVHGFGQARHDGARRGVIAKLDEVSEAIRIAAEEAEAMASMPVEAAIVGIGGAAIQGNPSTASVPVTGRGDTVCSDDVRRALRACAQVSIPPDYRVLDIIPCGFGIDGHNGMERPIGMPGTRLDASAYVLYTNRIHAETVEQAVNRAAVAVDMMVFEPLAAAEAVLADDERELGCLLLDIGYASTEWVLYSDGAVAATGAVPVGGRHFTSDLASMLKTTTAAAERTKREIGCAIHREGLDRHAVEVPTLGGDGNQIHAGSFVAEVLVERARDLFIAVHGALAAHGLDRAPRAGVVLTGGGARLEGMEDEAEAIFGHRARVGIPRGLAGLTEPVAGPEWAVACGLIRLHHRRQGHDLASEQHRGGLLTWLRNALGDIFELGGGHDRV from the coding sequence GTGAGCGAGGCACGGCCACCGGTCGGGATCGACGTCGGCTCGTCGACGGTGTCGGTGGTGGTCGCCACTCCCGACGACGGGAAGCTGGTCGTCCACGGCTTCGGTCAGGCGCGTCACGACGGCGCGCGCCGGGGCGTGATCGCCAAGCTCGACGAGGTCAGCGAGGCGATCCGGATCGCCGCCGAGGAGGCGGAGGCGATGGCGTCGATGCCGGTCGAGGCGGCGATCGTCGGCATTGGCGGGGCCGCGATCCAGGGCAACCCGTCGACCGCATCGGTGCCGGTGACCGGGCGCGGCGACACGGTGTGCAGCGACGACGTCCGGCGCGCGCTGCGGGCGTGCGCCCAGGTCTCGATCCCGCCCGACTACCGCGTGCTCGACATCATCCCGTGCGGCTTTGGCATCGACGGTCACAACGGGATGGAGCGCCCGATCGGGATGCCCGGGACCCGCCTCGACGCCTCGGCCTACGTGCTGTACACCAACCGGATCCACGCCGAGACGGTGGAGCAGGCGGTCAACCGGGCGGCGGTGGCGGTCGACATGATGGTGTTCGAGCCGCTGGCCGCGGCCGAGGCGGTGCTCGCCGACGACGAACGCGAGCTCGGCTGCCTGTTGCTCGACATCGGCTACGCCTCCACCGAGTGGGTGCTCTACTCGGACGGCGCGGTGGCGGCGACCGGGGCCGTGCCGGTGGGCGGCCGCCACTTCACGAGCGACCTGGCATCGATGCTGAAGACGACCACGGCCGCGGCCGAGCGCACCAAGCGCGAGATCGGGTGCGCGATCCACCGGGAGGGCCTCGACCGGCACGCGGTGGAGGTGCCGACCCTCGGTGGGGACGGCAACCAGATCCACGCCGGCTCGTTCGTTGCCGAGGTCCTGGTCGAGCGAGCTCGGGACCTGTTCATCGCGGTGCACGGCGCCCTCGCTGCGCACGGCCTCGACCGGGCGCCGCGGGCGGGCGTGGTGCTGACTGGGGGAGGCGCGCGGCTGGAGGGGATGGAGGACGAGGCGGAGGCGATCTTCGGCCATCGGGCGCGGGTCGGGATCCCGCGCGGGCTGGCCGGGCTCACCGAGCCCGTGGCGGGGCCGGAGTGGGCGGTGGCGTGCGGGCTGATCAGGCTCCACCACCGCCGCCAGGGACACGATCTTGCGTCTGAACAACACCGGGGCGGGCTGCTGACCTGGCTGCGGAACGCGCTCGGCGACATTTTCGAACTGGGAGGTGGACATGATCGAGTTTGA
- the ftsZ gene encoding cell division protein FtsZ yields the protein MTDSEIGIFLDEAPPPARIKVIGVGGGGCNSVNRMIDAGLTGVDFIAANTDAQALGGNRAPTKLQLGLELTRGLGAGANPEVGRNAALEADKKIFDLLDGSDMVFITCGMGGGTGTGAAPIIAQMAQDVGALTVAVVTKPFSFEGSRRRKVAEDGILQLGEHVDTLITIPNDRLLKFVERSTNFTEAMSIADDVLRQAVQGIADIITVPGLINRDFADVRTVMQGMGHAIMGVGIAGGEHRAVEAAQHAIASPLLEETSIEGARGLLINITGGPSVTLNEINEAAEIITEGADESAQILFGAVVSEEMGDRMQVTVIATGFHAEDETARVPVQDVRLKVEPRQEETLVRTSRFFVPGGPNTEYGINQTDDFEIPAILRKQMD from the coding sequence GTGACGGACTCCGAAATCGGGATCTTCCTGGATGAGGCGCCGCCACCGGCCCGAATCAAGGTGATCGGCGTCGGCGGCGGCGGCTGCAACTCGGTGAACCGGATGATCGACGCCGGCCTCACCGGGGTCGACTTCATCGCGGCCAACACCGATGCCCAGGCGCTCGGCGGCAACCGCGCGCCGACCAAGCTGCAGCTCGGCCTCGAGCTGACCAGGGGCCTCGGCGCCGGCGCCAACCCCGAGGTGGGCAGGAATGCGGCGCTGGAGGCCGACAAGAAGATCTTCGACCTGCTCGACGGCTCCGACATGGTGTTCATCACCTGCGGCATGGGCGGCGGGACCGGGACCGGCGCGGCGCCGATCATCGCCCAGATGGCGCAGGACGTCGGCGCCCTCACCGTGGCAGTGGTGACGAAGCCGTTCAGCTTCGAGGGGTCGCGGCGGCGCAAGGTCGCGGAGGACGGGATCCTCCAGCTCGGCGAGCACGTCGACACGCTGATCACGATCCCCAACGACCGGCTGCTCAAGTTCGTCGAGCGAAGCACCAACTTCACCGAGGCGATGAGCATCGCCGACGACGTGCTCCGCCAGGCGGTGCAGGGCATCGCCGACATCATCACCGTGCCCGGGCTGATCAACCGGGACTTCGCCGACGTGCGAACCGTGATGCAGGGGATGGGCCACGCCATCATGGGGGTCGGCATCGCCGGCGGCGAGCACCGGGCGGTCGAGGCGGCGCAGCACGCGATCGCGTCGCCGCTGCTCGAGGAGACCTCGATCGAGGGCGCGCGCGGCCTGCTGATCAACATCACCGGTGGCCCGTCGGTCACGCTCAACGAGATCAACGAGGCGGCCGAGATCATCACCGAGGGCGCGGACGAGTCGGCGCAGATCCTGTTCGGGGCGGTGGTCTCCGAGGAGATGGGCGACCGCATGCAGGTCACGGTGATCGCGACCGGCTTCCACGCCGAGGACGAGACGGCCCGGGTCCCGGTCCAGGACGTGCGGCTCAAGGTCGAGCCTCGCCAGGAGGAGACGCTGGTGCGGACCAGCCGCTTCTTCGTGCCCGGTGGGCCCAACACCGAGTACGGCATCAACCAGACCGACGACTTCGAGATTCCGGCGATTTTGAGGAAGCAGATGGACTGA
- a CDS encoding trypsin-like peptidase domain-containing protein, which produces MTASRTLLGALLLGTGFLGGVACPLLGEPQSVPPTASRSRPIAGRPPLTAEELSVTGLFQRVSPSVVYITSLAVRRDFFRLNVMEIPRGTGSGFVWDEHGHIVTNFHVVQGGDAFQVTLADQTTWSATAVGGAPEKDLAVLRISSPPDNLRPITIGSSADLMVGQTVLAIGNPFGFDQTLTTGIISALGREIESMSGVPITDVIQTDAAINPGNSGGPLLDSAGRLIGVNTAIVSPSGGYAGIGFAIPVDTVNWVVPDLIAYGAIQRPTIGVQLASDSINQRLGLAGVLVMDVIPGTGAEAAGLRPTVRDRSGQVRLGDVIVAVDGQPVRSQSELRLRLEQRREGDQVEVTVERDGRQRTLKVRLGSPS; this is translated from the coding sequence ATGACCGCATCGCGAACCCTGCTCGGTGCACTGCTCCTGGGGACCGGTTTCCTGGGCGGCGTCGCCTGCCCGCTGCTCGGCGAGCCGCAGTCGGTGCCGCCCACCGCCAGCCGTTCGCGCCCGATTGCCGGCCGCCCGCCACTCACCGCCGAGGAGCTGAGCGTCACCGGTCTCTTCCAGCGGGTCTCGCCGTCGGTCGTCTACATCACCTCGCTCGCCGTCCGCCGTGACTTCTTCCGGCTCAACGTGATGGAGATCCCGCGCGGCACCGGCTCCGGCTTCGTCTGGGACGAGCACGGCCACATCGTGACCAACTTCCACGTCGTGCAGGGCGGCGACGCCTTCCAGGTGACGCTCGCCGACCAGACCACCTGGTCGGCCACCGCGGTGGGCGGCGCGCCCGAGAAGGACCTCGCGGTGCTTCGCATCTCGTCGCCCCCCGACAACCTGCGGCCGATCACCATCGGCAGCTCCGCCGACCTGATGGTCGGCCAGACGGTGCTCGCCATCGGCAACCCGTTCGGCTTCGACCAGACCCTGACCACCGGCATCATCTCCGCGCTCGGGCGGGAGATCGAGTCGATGTCCGGGGTCCCGATCACCGACGTCATCCAGACCGACGCCGCGATCAACCCGGGCAACTCGGGCGGGCCCCTGCTCGACAGCGCCGGCCGCCTGATCGGAGTCAACACCGCCATCGTCAGCCCGTCCGGCGGTTACGCCGGGATCGGGTTCGCGATCCCGGTCGACACCGTCAACTGGGTGGTGCCCGACCTGATCGCCTACGGCGCCATCCAGCGACCCACGATCGGCGTCCAGCTCGCCTCAGACTCGATCAATCAGCGCCTCGGGCTCGCGGGCGTGCTGGTGATGGACGTGATCCCAGGGACCGGCGCCGAGGCGGCCGGGCTGCGGCCGACCGTGCGCGACCGCAGCGGCCAGGTCCGGCTCGGTGACGTGATCGTCGCGGTCGACGGGCAGCCGGTGCGCAGCCAGTCGGAGCTCAGGCTGCGCCTCGAGCAGCGGCGCGAGGGCGACCAGGTGGAGGTGACGGTGGAGCGGGACGGCCGGCAGCGGACGCTGAAGGTGCGGCTGGGGTCGCCGTCGTAG